Genomic DNA from Myxococcota bacterium:
TCGCGGTGCTTCCGCTGCCCGACCTCGACGGCGCGCTGGCCGAGCTCGACTACGCGCTGGGCGCGCTGCGCCTCGACGGCGTGGTGCTGCTCTCGAGCTGGTCCGACGGCAGCTATCTCGGCGACGCGCGCTACGACGAGCTGATGAGCGAGCTGCATCGCCGCCACGTGCCGATCTTCGTGCACCCCACGGTGCCCAAGACCAGTGAGTCGATCCGCCTGGCGGCGCCGGGCGCCGCGGGCGAGTTCGTGTTCGACACCACGCGCGCGGTCATGAACCTGGTGTTCTCGGGCACGCTCGAGCGACTGCCCGGGCTCTCGATCATCCTGTCGCACGCGGGCGGCACGATCCCGTACCTGGTCGGTCGGGTCAGCCTCATGGGCACGCTCCCGCACCTGCGCGAGCGCGCGCCCAAGGGCGTGCCGCACTATCTGTCGCGCCTGCACTACGACACGGCGCTCTCGGCCAACCCGAACGCGCTGCGCTCCCTGCAGGAGCTGGTCGGCCCCGACCACATCTTGTTCGGCAGTGACTTCCCGTTCGCGCCCGAGCCGGTCGCGAAGCTCTCGATCGACGGCCTGGCCGCGTATCCCGGCTTCGACGCCGCGGCCCGCGC
This window encodes:
- a CDS encoding amidohydrolase family protein: MTAPGRIDVHHHILPADYVGALAQLGVTGGGDIPFPRWDVESTLAMMDRQGIALAVTSISAPGLHFGDDRAARELARRCNEISAKLVGEHPTRFGAFAVLPLPDLDGALAELDYALGALRLDGVVLLSSWSDGSYLGDARYDELMSELHRRHVPIFVHPTVPKTSESIRLAAPGAAGEFVFDTTRAVMNLVFSGTLERLPGLSIILSHAGGTIPYLVGRVSLMGTLPHLRERAPKGVPHYLSRLHYDTALSANPNALRSLQELVGPDHILFGSDFPFAPEPVAKLSIDGLAAYPGFDAAARARIERENALGLLPSVAARLRAGR